Proteins from a single region of Paenibacillus sp. BIHB 4019:
- a CDS encoding AbrB/MazE/SpoVT family DNA-binding domain-containing protein, which translates to MKPAGVVRKVDQLGRIVLPKSLRKRYQMNEGDPVEILVQGDHIILERYRPKCVFCGSMEEVREFKERFLCGVCVAEMSQLAR; encoded by the coding sequence ATGAAACCAGCAGGTGTAGTAAGAAAAGTAGATCAACTCGGACGTATCGTTCTTCCAAAATCGTTGCGTAAACGTTACCAGATGAATGAGGGAGATCCGGTTGAAATTTTAGTGCAGGGCGACCATATTATTTTGGAGCGTTACCGTCCAAAATGTGTGTTCTGCGGTTCTATGGAAGAAGTACGCGAGTTTAAAGAACGTTTTTTATGCGGCGTTTGTGTGGCTGAAATGAGCCAGCTCGCCCGCTAA
- the trmL gene encoding tRNA (uridine(34)/cytosine(34)/5-carboxymethylaminomethyluridine(34)-2'-O)-methyltransferase TrmL produces the protein MAFHIVLVEPEIPANTGNIARTCAATGAHLHLVRPLGFQTDDKTLKRAGLDYWHAVHVEYHDSFQELQEQYADGRYFYASTRAVKAYNEFQYQDGDFFVFGKETKGLPQELIEANLSTCIRMPMTDKVRSLNLSNSAAIIVYEALRQNDFPGLS, from the coding sequence ATGGCATTTCATATTGTGTTAGTAGAACCGGAAATACCCGCTAACACGGGCAATATTGCGCGGACATGTGCGGCAACCGGTGCGCATCTGCATCTGGTGCGTCCGCTGGGCTTTCAAACGGATGACAAGACGCTGAAGCGGGCAGGCCTGGATTATTGGCATGCGGTTCATGTCGAGTACCATGATTCCTTTCAGGAGCTGCAGGAGCAGTATGCTGATGGGCGGTATTTCTATGCCAGCACGCGGGCGGTCAAAGCCTATAATGAGTTTCAATACCAGGATGGGGATTTTTTCGTATTCGGCAAGGAAACGAAAGGTTTGCCTCAAGAGCTGATTGAAGCGAATTTAAGTACATGCATTCGGATGCCGATGACGGATAAGGTCAGATCGCTTAATTTATCCAATTCGGCGGCAATCATCGTGTACGAGGCGCTTAGACAGAACGATTTTCCAGGACTGTCTTAA